The Altererythrobacter sp. CAU 1644 genome has a window encoding:
- a CDS encoding amidohydrolase family protein, translating to MTEEILEPDLPIIDPHHHLWDLRPLVGAFPEPRHPFIAAIAEHPYYTFNELHADLTSGHNIIGTVFMECGAFYRANADEAMKVVGEVEYVNGVAAQGASGLYGNIRPCAAIVGHADLRSGDSVSQVLGALQGAAPERFRGIRHQGAWDADPEVLGAPFHAPEGLYLDGEFRRGFAQLGKHGLTFDAWLLEPQLPDLIDLARAFPDQPICLDHCGTPLGMGSYHGKLHERFDAWRHNIRELAKCENVVVKLGGLAMSFCGLPDKGPAAGTTSEDLAAMWRPYIETCIDAFGANRAMFESNYPVDYWGADYPVLWNAFKRLTTGASGNEKRALYAATAAKFYKIEHILPG from the coding sequence ATGACCGAAGAAATCCTAGAGCCCGATCTGCCGATCATCGATCCGCACCACCACCTGTGGGACTTGCGACCCCTTGTGGGCGCGTTTCCCGAGCCACGGCACCCCTTCATCGCTGCCATCGCAGAGCATCCCTATTACACCTTCAACGAACTCCACGCCGATCTCACCAGCGGCCACAACATCATCGGCACCGTGTTCATGGAATGCGGCGCATTTTATCGGGCCAATGCCGACGAAGCGATGAAGGTGGTCGGCGAAGTCGAATATGTGAACGGCGTAGCCGCGCAGGGCGCGAGCGGCCTCTATGGGAATATCCGCCCTTGCGCAGCGATTGTCGGGCATGCGGATTTGCGCTCGGGCGACAGCGTGTCGCAGGTGCTGGGAGCGCTGCAAGGCGCCGCCCCGGAACGCTTCAGGGGCATAAGGCATCAGGGAGCATGGGACGCCGATCCGGAGGTACTGGGAGCACCCTTCCATGCGCCAGAAGGTCTCTATCTCGACGGCGAGTTCCGGCGGGGATTTGCGCAGCTAGGCAAGCATGGCCTTACCTTCGATGCCTGGCTGCTGGAGCCGCAACTGCCCGACCTGATCGATCTTGCCCGGGCATTCCCCGACCAACCTATCTGCCTCGACCATTGCGGTACACCGCTGGGAATGGGCAGCTACCACGGCAAGCTGCACGAACGTTTCGACGCCTGGCGGCACAATATTCGTGAGCTGGCGAAGTGCGAGAATGTGGTAGTGAAGCTCGGCGGGCTGGCCATGTCGTTCTGTGGTCTGCCCGACAAGGGGCCAGCAGCAGGGACCACTTCCGAGGATCTCGCCGCCATGTGGCGCCCCTATATCGAAACCTGCATCGATGCCTTCGGCGCCAATCGCGCGATGTTCGAAAGCAACTACCCGGTCGATTACTGGGGCGCGGATTACCCGGTCCTGTGGAACGCGTTTAAGCGGCTGACGACCGGCGCCAGCGGCAACGAAAAGCGGGCGCTCTATGCCGCCACCGCCGCCAAATTCTACAAGATCGAACATATTCTGCCCGGTTGA